From the Thermosynechococcus sp. genome, the window TTTGATCTAGTTCAGCCGCAGTAATCTTTTGATAGGGCTTGAGGAGGCCAGCTCCCGCCGCGTTGATCAATATATCGAGTCTTGCCTGTTGGCTGCGGATGGCTTGCATCAATGCGCTTACTTGCGCCGGTTGGGTGATGTCACAGGGCTGAATTTGTACCGTAACTGAGGAGGGAAGACGCTCGGCCAAGGCCTGCAGGCGATCGCGCGAGCGTGCTGCCAAGACCAACGTGGCACCCGTTGCTTGGAGTTCCTCGACAACGGCTTGACCAATCCCCCCTGTGGCACCCACCACCAACACCACACGATCTGCTAAGACACTCATTTTGTTACATTTCTTTATGTTTACCCTTTTATCCTAGCGTTTCTTGAATTCCCGAAAACCTGCCAATGGCTTAGGCGATCAAATTTAGAAAGACAAGCCTTTGTTCTGCGTATTAGGATTGAGCCGTTAGGCTTGTCGCCTAGGTGTGACGGAGTTGGCATGAATGACGCAACAACCACAACCCCCCTCTCCCCTTCGGTTTGGTCAGTGGGGATGGAGAATGATTGGCTTGGTGGCCCTAGGGGCGATCGCGGTTGGCACGCGGACGTGGTGGTTTGTGCGCTATGAATTGGCTCCTGAAATCGCCCAACAACTGCAACAGCGCCTCAATCGGCCAGTGGAAATTGGTAGCGTCGAGTACGTCGGGCTGAATGTTGTTCGTTTTGGGTCCTCAGCGGTTCCCAGTTACACGCCAGAGGCGGGTAACCCAGAATTGGACAATGCCCTAATCAACAGCATTGAGGTTGCCTTTAATCCATGGCAGCTCCTGACGGGTCAAAAGCTCGATATTGACATTACCCTCCACCAACCCCAACTCACGGTGGTTCAGGATGCCCAAGGGCAGTGGTGGCGCACCGAAGTTAAGCGGCCAGCGGCGGAGCCGACCTTCTTGCAGCTGAATCAAATCAGGGTGAAGGTGCGGGATGGCTCGGTGCTGGTTCAACCCTTTCAGCGTCCTGCCTACCTGCTGCGTCATATTCATGGGGCATTGACCCTAAAGCCCGATCGCCAGAATTTTGCCCTCGCCGGTCAACTGGAAGGGCAGCTGGCCGGCGGTGGCCAATGGCGATTGCAGGGGGAGTGGAGCCAACCCCAGGAAACGGGACAATTGGCTTTGCGCTTTCGTCAGATTCCCCTTGCCCTGGGTAATGAGATTCTGCCAAGGACCATTCGTGTCCAAGGTGGCCAACTGGCGGGGCAGTTGCGCCTTCGCCTGCCTCTGCCAGAAACACCCCAAGTCACGGGTCAAATTTGGTTGCGGGATGGTAGGCTGCGCACGGCCTTTGTGCCCCAGGATATCAAAGCATTGCAGGCCCATGTGCAATTGCAGGGCACTCAGGCAAGGCTCCACTATCTGCGCGGGGCGATCGCTAACGTCCGCTGGCAGGCTGCAGGCACAGTTAGTCCTGAAAGGGGCTGGAATATCAATGCCCAAGTGTCGAGGTTTGATCTCATCCCCACCTTGAGGGCTTTGCAGATTACGCCACCTGTTCCCCTCAGGGGTCAAGTAGAAGTTCCCACCTTCCGCCTGCAGGGGGATCTGGAGAATCCTAAAATTATGGGTGAACTGCGCAGCCAAACGCCTCTCCAAGTGGATCAACTGCAACTGCAACAGGTAAGGCTGCCATTTATGGCCTCCCTTGCTGGGGGGGTTAGGCGGATGGATGTCCGCGCCCAGTTGGTGGATGGGGGTGAGGTACGGGCAACGGTGGGGATACAGCCCACAGGGGAGTTTCGCGGCCAAGCACAAGTGCAGCAGGTGAATCTGCAGGCGATCGCCCGCCGCTATAAGGTGGCTCCGCCGGTGTTTTTAGGGGAGGGCTTTGCGCAATTGGATTTTCGGGGCCATTTGCGTACCCCAGGGGCTTGGCAGGCCAATGCGGCCTTTCAGCTACCGACGGCTCAGTATCCCCTGCGGGGCACCGCTCGTCTGACCCAAACCCAACTGCTGGTTCCTGAGTTTCAAATGCCGTTTCTCGGCGGCAGTCTGCGGGGTCAAATGCAAGCCAGCGCCGGTCGGTGGCAGTTACAAGCCCAGGCCGCGAATATTCCCCTGCGGCAGTTCAATCAAGAGTTACAGGGTCGTCTCAGTGGGCGGGCGATCGCCCAAGGGCGAGTGGATCAACTGACGTTGCCAGCGATTCGCGCCAGTGCCAATCTCGCAGTGGATCAAACCCCCACAGGGGATCCCCTGATTGCGGCTGTAAACTGGGATGGCCAGCAATTGCAAGTCCAACAGGCCACCCTCGGTGCTATCCGCGCCCAAGGAACCATTGGCGTTGATTTAGCGGCTCTAAAACCTACTGACCTGCAATTGGGCATCCAAGCCAGGAATCTCTCCCTAAGTAGGTTAAGCACCGTCTTGAAACGGCATCTCCCTGTTTCCCTCGCCCTTGCCGGTACAACCTCCTTTACAGGCCAACTCACAGGCCGCCTCAATAGCCTCCAGTTTCAGGGGGAACTGCTGACCCAAGGATTGGCGGTGAATGATTTACGCTTTGCCCCTCAACTCACGGGCACGGTTGCCCTGAACCAACAACAGGGGGCAACCCTCAATTTGCAGGGTGGGGGCGATCGCCTGGCGTTTCGGCTGGATGCCGATGGCTTACCCCACTCACTGCTGGTTCAACGGCAACAGGCGCAACTCATCGGTCAGCGCCAAGGGGCAACCTTTGATCTGCGTCTTCGCCAATTTCCGCTGGACTCCCTGCGCTTACATCCCCCGGCACTCCCTAGGCATGCCATTCTCGCGGGAGTTGCCTCTGGCGAGCTCCAGTTGCAGAACTGGACAAGCGGTCAGGGCCGTTTTACGGTGGAGCGACCGGGGTTAGGAGCATGGCGGGGCGATCGCCTGCAAGCCCAATTCCGTCTAAGTCGCGATCGCCTGACGATTCAATCCGGCCTTTTTGAAAAAGGGGAAAGTCGCTATCAATTCACTGCCGATCTCCAGCCTCAGCAATTGGGGGCACAGTTGACAATTGCCCAAGGTAATTTAGCGGATTGGACGGGACTAGCCACTGTCCTTGGGATTGGTCAACCCACGGCTCGGGGCACCGCTGCAGATTTGGGAACACCCACCGCCGGGGAAGGTCTGCAGGTCTCACTGCTAACGCAAATTCGCCGCCTTGCCGAAATCGAGATGCTCCAAGCCCAAGCGGCTTTGGTGCGGCGGCCAGAACTCCTGCCCCCCTTGGATCAACTTCAGGGCATTTTTAATGGCCAGATCACTCTAAGTCAAACCCCCCAGACCGGTCTGGTGGCCCGCTTTGATCTCAAGGGCGCCAATTGGCAGTGGGGAAATTACCAAGTGGAGCAGTTTCTTGGTCGCGGTCGCTTTGCCCAAAACCGACTGCTGCTGACGACCCTCAATATGCTGGTCAACGGTGGGCAATTGAATGTCAATGGCATTTTGGGGGGTAACCAGCAAAATGCCCAACTGCGGCTAGCGCAATTGCCGGTGGGTCTTGTGGCCAGTCTTTTGCCGCCGGGGGTAAATCTGGAGGGTCAAGTGAATGCCCAAGCGGTGTTAACTGGCCCATGGCAGCAGCCTACTCTCGCTGGTGAGGCTACCCTGGCGCAGGCTCGGTTGAATCAACGTCCCCTTGAAGCCGCCAGTGCCACATTCCGCTATGCCCAAAATCGGCTTGCCCTGCGGGCGATCGCCCGCTTCGATACGCCAGAACCGCTGAGGGTGACGGGTTCGGTTCCCTTGATCTATCCCCTTGACCCACAACCCGTTGTGGATCCGCAGTTAGCCCTAGATGTGAGTGTCAAGGATGAGGGCTTGTCCTTCATTAACCTCTTGACGGATCAGGTGCAATGGCAGCAAGGTAAAGGAATTTTGCAAGCACAATTGCGGGGCACCTGGGACAATCCCATCATTAACGGCGTTCTAAGTGTGGATGATGCGGTTATTAAAACTCCCGCCTTTGAGGAGCCAGTGACGAATCTCAGTGCGCGGGTGCGCTTTGATCGCGATCGCCTACGGGTAGATGGGATTCAAGGCCTCTTTAGTCAGGGGCAAATTACCATGACAGGGGTGCTGCCAATTCAGACTCCCCTGGCCTCAGATGATCCAGATGCTGCGACACCCCTCACTGCTTCCCTGCAACGATTACAAGTGAATGCCGGCAATATCTATCGCGGTACCGTAGATGGCACCCTTGTGATTAGGGATACCCTCCTGAGTCCTAATTTCGGGGGCAGTGTCCAACTCAGCCAAGGCCGTTTAGATCTAGGAGCGATCGGTGGTTTTACCAATGGCGATGGGTTGACCACTTCTGCTGACTCCCTATTTGAGCCCCTGGTCTTTGAGAATTTAGAAATTCATATCTTAGATTCCTTGCGGGTGACGCGATCGCCCGTTCTTAACCTAATGGCCACGGGTCGTTTAACCCTCAACGGCGGCCTCAATAGTCTCCAGCCTGAGGGCAAAATTCGCCTCACAGGAGGGCAACTGAATCTTTTTACCACCCTCTTTTTGCTCCAGCGGCCAGCGGATAACTATGTGCTCTTTACCCCCGCCAATGGCTTGGATCCCGAACTCAACCTCACCCTTGCTGCCACTGCCACCGAAGTTTATACCCCCGGTACCGTGAGGCGACTATCGGATGGGGGCTCCGTAACAGCCAGCAGCCTAGGAACGTTGAACACCATTCGGATCACTGCCCGCATCAATGGTCGTGCCAGTCAACTCCAAACCAATTTACCTGCGGTGCTTGAGCTATCCAGTACCCCCACCCGTAGCAAAACCGAACTCCTGGCATTGATGGGCGGGGGCTCAATTGCAGATCTCAACCCACTGGGGGGAGAAGCGGTAGTGGCCAGTCTCGCCGGATCTGCGCTTTTCAACAACCTACAGGCATGGATTGATCGGGCTACAGGTAACCGCACCTCCTTTCGCATTTTTCCAGCCCTGGTACCCCCCGATCGCCAAGCCCAAAGCCAAGCCCCAATCCTTGCTGTGGGGGCTGAACTCGGGTTCCAAGTAAATAGTTTTACCTCGCTCTCCCTCTTGCAGTTGCTAACTGCCCCCAATGATCCGACACGGTTTAACCTTGGGTTTCAGGTGACAGACCAGATTCGCCTTGGTGGACAGGTGAGCACCAGTGGTCAGGGCACAGGCTTTCTGGAGTTCCGTTACCGTTTTTAATGTCGTCTATGATCGGAGTACTGCCAGCACCGCTCAAGCTTGGAAGGTGGCAATTGCGGCAGTTGCAGTAGCCTCGGTATCCATCTTGATGAAAAATTCCGCTAGAGCCTTATCTCAACGATTTTCGATTTCATGGCAGCGGTTAAGTCTGCGTTGGAAATTTACCTTGGCCTTGGCACTTGCGGCGCTCTTTCCAGCCGTGATTATTACTGAAGCCCTGATTCAAGTCAGCTATCGCAGCTTTGAGCATCACCTCGATCAGCAACTGCGCTCTAGTTTGCAGGATTTGCAGTGGGAAATTGACAATTTGGTCTATGAGTCTCGTATCCAAGCCCTCTTAATTGCCAGTGGAATCGATGCGCAGCATGTGGGTCAATCCCTTGTCAGTGTTTTGCATCCTGCCGCTATCCACGCCATTCTTGCGGCAGTGGATAGGACTGAACGCCCCATGAACCTGATGCTGGTGGCCGATGCCAGGGGTAGAGTACTGGCACAGCAAACAATGGTCTTAGCCAAAACGGGAGAGGCGCTCCTCGACTTGACCCCCGAAACCCATTCCCCCTATCGTCTCAGCCCGCATCAAGCCAACAGTATTGCTAATTTACCGATGTTTCAAGTGGCTCGCGATCGCCAGCAAATGATTAGCGGTCTGGTACTCCTCAATCGTGAACAGTTACAAGAACTGGGCTTAGCACAGCAGGCAACGATTACATTGCGTCCTCAACCTATCGCACCTCTACCCCCCAATCAGCGGCCAGCCCCTGCGGGTACCTATCCCATCGCGGACGGCAATATTGGCTTACTAGCCTTTGCTGCAAAGCCCCTTTATGAAAACAACCAATTTCAAGGGCTAATTCTGACGGGCATTTTGCTCAACAATATGCCGGATTTGGTGGATAGTACCACTGCATGGTCCACTGTAGATACGGTGGCAACCATTTTTGCCCAAGATTTGCGGATTGCCACCAATGTGCCTTACACCGATGGGCGCACTCGCGCCCTTGGGACCCGCGTCGCTCGCGAAGTGGCCACTCAAGTTCTCAATCAGGGCAAAATGTTTGTCGGTACAACTGACATTGTGGGTTCCCCCTATGCAACTATCTACAGCCCATTGCCGGACTTTCGCCAGCAGCTGAATCTGCCGCATCCACCGCCCATTGGTATTGCCTTTGTCGGGAAGTCCCAGGGGTGGATTGATACCATAGCCAACCAAAAACGGTTGGTGTCTTTTGCCATTACCCTTGGTGCCCTGGTGTTGGCCGGTGTTTGGGCTTATCTCACGGCCAATGCGATTGTCAAGCCGCTTCAATCCTTGGTCATTTCAATCCGTCGGGTACAGGCAGGTGATTTGACGACACTGGTGCAGGTGCACTCCCTTGATGAGGTGGGCGAACTGGCCAATTCCTTTAATGCCATGATGCGCCAGTTGCGTCTTTCTTTTGAGGAGTTAGCCCAAAAAAACCGCTCCCTCGAGCAGATTCGCGATGAACTGATTGAGGCCAATGAACAGTTTGAAGCGGTACTCAATGCCGTTCCCGGTACGATTGCTTGGATTAACGCTGAGGGCATCTATAAGGGGGTCAACCGCAAGTTGGCAGAAACCTTAAATTTGCCACCAGAGGCATTTATTGGGCGTCCCTTGGGCTTTTTGTCTGCGGATGACGAGCTGGCAGCCTTTATGCAGGAGTTTTTGCAGTCTCCAGAGCAATTTGCCTCACGGGTGATTTCCGTTCAGCACAATGGTCAAACCAGGTTTTACCTGGTGGCTTTGCAAAAGTATATGAAGGGTACCCATACCGTTGCTGTCGGCATTGATATTAGCGATCGCATTCGAGCCGAGGAAGCGCTGCGCATTGCTGAGGAAAACTACCGCAGTATTTTTGAGAATGCCCTTGAGGGAATTTTTCAAGCGTCAACGGAAAATCAGTTTATTCGGGTCAATGCCGCCATGGCCAAGATTTTTGGCTTTGACTCTCCCGCAGAAATGGTGGAGACCATCACCAGTATCCGCGACCAAATCTACGTGGAACCCAGCACCCGCGATCAGATTCTGAATCATTTTGCGACTGGAGAAACAACGGGCCATTTTGAATTCAAGGCCTATCGGCGCGATCGCCAGATTATTTGGATTCAGTTGGATATGCGAGCGGTCTTGGATACCGACGGCAAGATTTCCTACTATGAAGGATTAGTGCAAGACATTACCGAGCGCAAACAGCGCGAGCAAGCCATGCAGCAGCAAATTGAAGAGCTAAGGGTGGAAATTGATCATGAAAAACGGCGGCAGCAGGTGGCAGAAATTACCGAAACGGAGTACTTTCAGCAGTTGCGCCGCGAGGCAAACTATTTGCGTCAGCGTCGCCATTCCAAAAGCTAACCATGACCGATATCCAGGCCCTGTTTGAGCGCATTGCCCCCCTCTACGATCGCCTCAATGATCAATTGAGTTTTGGTCTGCACCATGTGTGGAAACAGATGGCTGTGGACTGGCTTGAGCTCCCTCAGGGGACAACGGCTTTGGATCTCTGCTGTGGCACGGGGGATTTGACGCGTCTGCTCGCGCGGCGGGTGGGGCGGCAGGGACGGGTGGTGGGCTTGGACTTTGCTGCGGCCCCGCTGGCGATCGCCCGCCAGCGGAGTGACCATTACCCGCAAATTGAATGGCTCCAAGGAGATGCCTTAGCAGTACCCTTGGCAGCTCAAACCTTTCAGGGCATCACGATCGGCTACGGGCTACGCAACGTGGGGGATATTCCCCAAGCTCTCAGGGAAATGTTGCGGCTGCTTGTCCCCGGTGGGCGAGCTGCCATCCTCGACTTTAGCCATCCCCAAACCCCCGCACTCCAGCAATTTCAGCAATGGTATTTGCAACAGTGGGTAGTTCCCACTGCCCGTCAGTATGGCTTGGCGGCAGAGTATGACTACTTGTGGCCGAGCATTCAGGCCTTTCCCACTCCCCTTGCCCTCTGTGAATTGATTCAACAAGCGGGCTTTGCAAGCGTGAAGCACTACCCTCTGCTGGGGGGACTCATGGCGATTACTGTTGCCCAAAAGTAATCTACGTTACAAATGTTAGGCTTCACTCCTTGGGCAATCCTCTAAGCTATAGATAGGCAAGCCGCAGGGCGTTTGGAGGGTGGTATGTATAAAAAAATTCTTGTTGCAGTTGACGACAGTGAACTGGGGGAACAAGTTTTCCAGAGCGCACTGGATTTGGCACAACACTACCAAGCTCGCATGATGCTGATTCATGTCCTCTCGCCTACCAATGCAGCCTATCCTGACCCCATCTTTACGACCCCTTTGGCTTCAGGGGTATATGTGGGACTGCACGAGGAAGTGATGCGGGCCTATGCCGAGCAGTGGGAAAACTTTGAGCAAAAGGGCTTGGATATGCTGCGCCACCTCACCCAAATTGCCACTGAAAAGGGGGTGCCCACCGAATTTACCCAAGCCTTGGGGGATGCGGGTCGGGCCATTTGTGATCTGGCCCAGGAGTGGGAAAGTGATTTGATTGTGCTGGGGCGGCGGGGTCTCAAGGGCTTGAGTGAATTTTTCCTCGGCAGTGTCAGCAACTATGTGCTCCACAATGCCCCCTGTTCTGTACTCACCGTCCAGCGCCGCCGTGATTGAGACTCCCGTTCGCATCAAGTTCCTTCTACAACCTACCCGTCCTGAGTGGGTAGAGCAAGCGATCGCTCACCTAGATACGATTTTGCTCGATCACTCCCACTGTGAGCGCAAAGCCGCTAGTGTGGCTATTAACTTAATGTTTCGCTATCCTTCCCACAAACCATTGGTAGATGCCCTCACCGATATTGCCCAAGAGGAACTTGACCACTTTCGCCAAGTCAATCAGCAATTAGAACGCCGCCACATTGCCCTGGCACCCCTGAGTGCGCCCCCCTATGCCTCGCGCTTGAATGCAGCTGTCCGCCAACAGGAACCCCAGCGCTTCTTGGATAGCCTATTGGTCTGTGCCTTGATTGAAGCCCGCAGCCATGAGCGGTTGCAACTGTTGGCTCAGCACTGCCCAGATGGGGAACTGGCGGAATTCTTTGCTAGCTTAGTGACCTCCGAGGCACGCCACTACGGCACCTATTGGTACTTGGCCTATCGGTACTTTGGTCAAGAGGTAGTGGCAGAGCGACTACCGCAGTTGGCTGCCCTTGAAAGTGAAATTCTCAGCACGCCCTATCCCTTGCCCCGGATTCACAGTTAGCCTTAAATCGCTGGTGACGCTGCCCCTTGAGCAGTCGTGGGCTGACCGACCGTAAGGCGCACCGTTTGACCAAATTGCTCCAAAACCACTGTGGGTGTGGTGTTATAGGCATCGATGGCACGCACAATCACATTGCCGGCGATGGTATCTCCCACTTGCACCGTGCGAGTCACATTTTCCTTGGGCGAGCGAATAATGGCTTGTAGGCGACCATCTACCGCAGCAATACCAAGGACCTGTACGGCTTGAGCATCAACGGGTGGCGGTGGCGGTGCAGGTCGAGTTGCACCCGAGCCAGTGGTGGTGCCTGTCGAGCCGGAGCCAGTGCCTGTGCCCTTCGTGCCTGGGGCTGCAGGAGTGGCAGCCCCATTTCCAGACTTGATGCCACCCATACCAGGCAGGGGCACCGGTGCAAAGGGATTAGTGCGACCGATATCAGACAGCCCCTGAATATAAGTTTTTGGGTTTGTCGGTGGCGTTAAGGCTGCAATCACTGATCCGGCTGTCTGCGGTTCTGTTGGTTTGGGGGCTGGAGGTGACGCTGGCGGGGGAGCAGCGGTCTGATCGGTCACTTTCTGATCGGTTATTTCGGTCTCAGTGGCCGTGAACAAACCACAGCCGCCCAGGGCGAGGGCCAACAACCCAGTTGCAATCCTGATAATAGTGCTGCGCCGGTTCAACATTTGCTGTTTCACCCTGTGATCTTGGTCTGGCGGTGCAGAGGTAGCTCTCCTGTTGCCTACTATAGGGTGTACTGTTATATTTCAGGGGCTATGCAGAGGCAGTTGTCAAAGTGGCCTGAGAGACAGCCAGTTGCTGTGGGGGCGATCGCTCGGTACACTGAGAACAACTGTAATGTTATTTACGGAATGAATCGGTCATGAGTGCTAAGCCCGTCGTGATTGCTCCCTCCATTCTCTCTGCGGACTTTAGTCGTTTGGGTGAAGAGATCCAAGCGGTAGATCGGGCGGGAGCCGACTGGATCCATGTGGACGTGATGGATGGTCGTTTTGTTCCCAATATCACGATTGGGCCATTGATTGTTGAGGCGATTCGCCCCTTGACCCAAAAGCCCCTCGATGTCCACCTAATGATTGTTGAGCCAGAAAAATACGTGGCCGATTTTGCCAAGGCCGGTGCAGATATTATCTCTGTGCATGCTGAGCACAATGCCTCACCCCACCTCCATCGCACCCTCTGTCAAATTCGTGAACTGGGCAAACAGGCGGGGGTAGTGCTCAATCCCTCTAGCCCCCTTGAGCTCATTGAGTACGTCCTGGAGGTCTGTGACCTCGTTCTAATTATGAGTGTCAACCCCGGTTTTGGCGGTCAGAAGTTTATTCCGGCAGTGCTACCGAAAATTCGGCGGCTGCGGCAACTGTGTGAAGAGCGGGGCCTCGATCCCTGGATTGAGGTGGATGGGGGTCTCAAAGCCGACAATACATGGCAAGTCCTTGAAGCCGGCGCCAATGCCATTGTGGCGGGTTCGGCCGTCTTTAATGCCCCCGACTATGCCGCGGCGATCGCGGGTATTCGCCATAGCAAGCGTCCTAGCCCTGAGTTGGTGACTGCCTAGGCACTGGTTTCTGATCGAGCCTGAAATCGCTGCCAGGAAAAGGCTTTGAGGTGGCGATCGCCCGTCTGGTGCAGGATCAAGTTGGCCATCAGCTTCGCTGTAATTGGGGCAAGCAAGATACCGTTGCGATAGTGTCCTGTGGCGAGGTAAAGATTGGCAGCTGGTCCTTGACCCAAAATGGGTAAGTCATCGGGGGTGGCTGGACGATACCCCCACCAGGTATCAATCACTTCATAGCTTGCCAATTCTGGAATAACGGCGGTGGCACGGTTCAGCAGTGCTTGCAGGCCAGCAACCGTAGTCCCTTCTTGAAAACCGACATCTTCACTGGTGGCACCCACCACCACTTTGCCGGAGCGTCGCGGCACAAGATAGAGCTGATCCCCAAAGATCACATGGTTCAGCAGCGGTTGCCCCGGTGGTTTCAGTGCCAACATTTGCCCCTTGCGGGGGGTGACGGGTAGAGGAAGGAGGCTTTGTGCCCAGGCTCCTGTAGCCAGAATGTAAATCCCCGCAGACCACCGGCCGCGATCGCTCTCTAAGGCTGTAATCTCTCCCTGCGGCGTTTGCTGAAAACGTTGAACAGTAATGCCCTCAATTACCTCGATGCCAAGAATACGAGCTGCACTCACCAGCACCTTAGCCAAGTTGCGGGTATTGACCTGACCATCTTGGGGAAACCACCAAGCCCCTAGTACACTCTCCGCAAAGCCCGGCTGATAGTTCGTAAGTTCAGACGCATCCAACCAGCGGCTGTCGGGTTCCATGGGGTGGGAGCGATCCCGCTGCCGCTCATCGGTCACGGGTGCCAAAATGCCACAGGGCCAGTAGCCCGCATCCAGCCCCGTCAGTTGTTCGAGCTTGTCAATCCAAGTGGGATACAAATTGCGGCTCGCCGTACACAAATTCCACATGGCGCCTGCCGGCAAACCTTCTGCTTGGGGGGCGAGCATTCCCGCGGCTGCATGGAGCGCTGCTTCCCGAAACCGGCGACTGAGAACGGTGGGCCGTGCCCCCCGCCATGCCAATTCGATGGCGATCGCCAGCCCCATGGTGCCGCCACCAATAATCAAAATGTCCCGCTGTTCATCCCCCAGGATCATTCTTGATGCGTCAATACCAACTTACCCATTTGTTTATCTTGGCATCTGCCACCCCTTAAGGGTAGCCCAAACTTCATCGGACAAGACGTGCTCAGCCTACTGTCTTGAGGTGAACCCGTTATAATTTAAGAGCGATCGCGGTGGATTTGCTGCCGCTGTGTGGTAACTGTCCATGATCTCATCCGGCTCTCACTACCCGATCTTTGGTCCTGAAATCCGTTGTCCCCACTGTCGGCAAGTCATTCCCGCCCTGACCCTCACCGATACTTACCTGTGCCCGCGCCACGGCCCTTTTGAAGCAGATGCCAAAACCGGGGAATTGATGCACCTGCAATCCGGTCGCATTTGGCGTCTCTGGGAAGGCGAATGGTATCGCCAGCACACCCACCCCGACGGCATTCGCTTTGAAATCCACGATGCCCTCGATCGTCTCTACACCCAAGGCTACCGTGCCACCAAAGTCATTATTGCCGAACGCTATCGGGATCTCTTTGGCGCCTACCTCGAACGCAGTACCCCTTGGCGAGGCGCCACAGATTCGCAAATGCTGCGCCTGTTTGGCTTGCCCGTTGAGTTTAGCCCCCCCGCTAGCCAAGAGGAGCGCTGGGATGTGATTAACTTTGATCTGGAAAAAGAACCCGGTGCCCCCCTTCGCCCCCCCTATTTTCGGATGTTTGACTAGTGATGCTCACCCTCGCCGACTGTGGCGAACTGGAATTGATTGCCCGTCTGCGCCCCTATTGCAACACGCAATTGGTGGGCGATGATGCGGCTGTCCTGTCGCCGCCCCCTGGTGAGCAACTCATTGTGAGTACCGATACCCTCGTGGAGGGGGTGCACTTTAGTTTGGGCATGAACGATACCCCAGTCACCATGACACCTCAGGACGTTGGCTGGCGATCGCTAGCCGCCAATTTATCAGACCTTGCAGCCATGGGGGCATTGCCCTTGGGGTTAACCGTGGGTCTAGCCGCACCTCGCAACTGTCCTGTGGCAATGATTGAGGGCATTTACCAAGGGATGGCTACCTGTGCTCAGGCCTACGGCACCAGTATTATCGGTGGTGATACCTGCCGCTCTAGTGTCCTCAGTCTCAGCATCACAGTCTTGGGCAGTGCCCCGCCAGAACGGATTATTTATCGCAATCGCGCTCAAGTGGGGGATGTCATTGTTGTAACGGGTGTTCATGGGGCCTCCCGCGCCGGTCTCGAATGCCTTTTGTATCCCCAGGGGGCAGGCACCGTCCCTGCCGAACTGCGGCAGGCATGGATTCAAGCCCATCAACGTCCCCGACCGCGGTTGGATATTGTCCACTGGCTGCGCCAACAGGTGCCGCCGCCGCGTCTTGCCGGCATGGATAGTAGTGATGGTCTGGCAGCTGCCGTCCTGCAAATCTGTCAAGCCAGTGGGGT encodes:
- the thiO gene encoding glycine oxidase ThiO, producing MILGDEQRDILIIGGGTMGLAIAIELAWRGARPTVLSRRFREAALHAAAGMLAPQAEGLPAGAMWNLCTASRNLYPTWIDKLEQLTGLDAGYWPCGILAPVTDERQRDRSHPMEPDSRWLDASELTNYQPGFAESVLGAWWFPQDGQVNTRNLAKVLVSAARILGIEVIEGITVQRFQQTPQGEITALESDRGRWSAGIYILATGAWAQSLLPLPVTPRKGQMLALKPPGQPLLNHVIFGDQLYLVPRRSGKVVVGATSEDVGFQEGTTVAGLQALLNRATAVIPELASYEVIDTWWGYRPATPDDLPILGQGPAANLYLATGHYRNGILLAPITAKLMANLILHQTGDRHLKAFSWQRFQARSETSA
- the ubiE gene encoding bifunctional demethylmenaquinone methyltransferase/2-methoxy-6-polyprenyl-1,4-benzoquinol methylase UbiE, with protein sequence MTDIQALFERIAPLYDRLNDQLSFGLHHVWKQMAVDWLELPQGTTALDLCCGTGDLTRLLARRVGRQGRVVGLDFAAAPLAIARQRSDHYPQIEWLQGDALAVPLAAQTFQGITIGYGLRNVGDIPQALREMLRLLVPGGRAAILDFSHPQTPALQQFQQWYLQQWVVPTARQYGLAAEYDYLWPSIQAFPTPLALCELIQQAGFASVKHYPLLGGLMAITVAQK
- a CDS encoding universal stress protein; its protein translation is MYKKILVAVDDSELGEQVFQSALDLAQHYQARMMLIHVLSPTNAAYPDPIFTTPLASGVYVGLHEEVMRAYAEQWENFEQKGLDMLRHLTQIATEKGVPTEFTQALGDAGRAICDLAQEWESDLIVLGRRGLKGLSEFFLGSVSNYVLHNAPCSVLTVQRRRD
- a CDS encoding TIGR02652 family protein; this translates as MISSGSHYPIFGPEIRCPHCRQVIPALTLTDTYLCPRHGPFEADAKTGELMHLQSGRIWRLWEGEWYRQHTHPDGIRFEIHDALDRLYTQGYRATKVIIAERYRDLFGAYLERSTPWRGATDSQMLRLFGLPVEFSPPASQEERWDVINFDLEKEPGAPLRPPYFRMFD
- the rpe gene encoding ribulose-phosphate 3-epimerase; protein product: MSAKPVVIAPSILSADFSRLGEEIQAVDRAGADWIHVDVMDGRFVPNITIGPLIVEAIRPLTQKPLDVHLMIVEPEKYVADFAKAGADIISVHAEHNASPHLHRTLCQIRELGKQAGVVLNPSSPLELIEYVLEVCDLVLIMSVNPGFGGQKFIPAVLPKIRRLRQLCEERGLDPWIEVDGGLKADNTWQVLEAGANAIVAGSAVFNAPDYAAAIAGIRHSKRPSPELVTA
- a CDS encoding tRNA-(ms[2]io[6]A)-hydroxylase, producing MPPVLYSPSSAAVIETPVRIKFLLQPTRPEWVEQAIAHLDTILLDHSHCERKAASVAINLMFRYPSHKPLVDALTDIAQEELDHFRQVNQQLERRHIALAPLSAPPYASRLNAAVRQQEPQRFLDSLLVCALIEARSHERLQLLAQHCPDGELAEFFASLVTSEARHYGTYWYLAYRYFGQEVVAERLPQLAALESEILSTPYPLPRIHS
- the thiL gene encoding thiamine-phosphate kinase, whose product is MLTLADCGELELIARLRPYCNTQLVGDDAAVLSPPPGEQLIVSTDTLVEGVHFSLGMNDTPVTMTPQDVGWRSLAANLSDLAAMGALPLGLTVGLAAPRNCPVAMIEGIYQGMATCAQAYGTSIIGGDTCRSSVLSLSITVLGSAPPERIIYRNRAQVGDVIVVTGVHGASRAGLECLLYPQGAGTVPAELRQAWIQAHQRPRPRLDIVHWLRQQVPPPRLAGMDSSDGLAAAVLQICQASGVGAMLWAEQIPIVDYGDRLQALNWALYGGEDFELVLCLSPEWAQDLCGAAGERAAMVGEIIPEKRVQLRLNGELLPVQVDRLFQHF